A genomic window from Daphnia carinata strain CSIRO-1 chromosome 9, CSIRO_AGI_Dcar_HiC_V3, whole genome shotgun sequence includes:
- the LOC130688387 gene encoding activating transcription factor 7-interacting protein 1-like isoform X1, whose protein sequence is MVDDGRKVDQADQVITETTPIVNPSLKLKINLRDRQTIYGKRHRSSSPANSSDSSSTYGSTRSSSRHHAVRAGGVQASSIKRNRRELNQRRRADEVDEPSPQTETPPSSSNVGSPAKRNATETDSRHMEMRKVRIGSGGGFSEVSVTTKERRTKSLESPDGGIPTSNILLVDMNGDETPSSINENQIVDPSGSPPASPVEKEVKCEVEMKSPKLETKLETKLGAATSKLVKRLTREELERLVMEQMCLSIRERGITGELERKLEAADAQLDRYRRRSEALHKQVSDLELVVRRFVQQSKNRNQTITPPMKMTRSVGLQINLASHPSIAQQMAALKKPAEAKPAVSIVPAVTIRPASNPTQSVATSVAPSMTSPNSSANNLARVPIPPSFTMQSPDIASYVPQQAVPRYRTAPQRRVEEAPNSPKIATYVNIGGIKSIPGGASVASKLLKNSVNITPVVPLSVKQQPNQSQPNPGTVAAMLARARSATTGDLNNTSAQQSIPACVPMARWSKVPASRATTVNKVTLPGRLPNVIDLTDEDLEKERAAAAAGRLIVPRPMPKASPTNGTAPNATSNGLPRGVALKSTTLNGRSPLSASKAPISPSPNINTKPALTHPAPLPPAPVGPVNPSWKSVAPRPTLDIKRVANGIVLSWNMQGNLSHHADIASYQLFAYQEGSDPPTVNGSVWKRVGEVKALPLPMACTLTQFLEGHRYHFAVRAMDVHGRAGPYSEPGTIILS, encoded by the exons ATGGTGGACGATGGAAGAAAAGTGGATCAAGCGGATCAAGTGATCACGGAGACGACACCAATTGTCAATCCGAGTTTAAAGCTGAAGATCAATTTACGTGATCGTCAAACCATTTATGGCAAACGCCATCGCAGTTCTTCACCAGCCAACAGCAGCGATTCATCATCAACATATGGATCAACTCGGTCATCAAGCCGCCATCATGCAGTCCGTGCCGGTGGCGTTCAGGCTTCCTCGATCAAGCGAAACCGCAGAGAACTGAACCAACGGCGTCGTGCGGATGAGGTTGACGAACCCTCACCTCAGACAGAGACTCCGCCCTCTTCGTCCAATG taGGTTCTCCAGCGAAGAGAAATGCAACGGAAACGGACAGTCGTCATATGGAAATGAGAAAAGTACGAATAGGTTCCGGCGGAGGATTCTCGGAAGTGTCGGTGACCACCAAGGAAAGAAGGACAAAATCACTCGAATCACCTGATGGAGGCATACCGACTAGCAATATCCTGTTGGTTGACATGAATGGCGATGAAACGCCAAGTTCGATAAACGAGAACCAAATTGTTGACCCTTCTGGCTCTCCTCCCGCTTCTCCAGTGGAAAAAGAAGTTAAATGCGAAGTCGAAATGAAAAGTCCCAAACTCGAAACCAAACTTGAAACCAAACTTGGTGCTGCTACTAGCAAACTGGTTAAGCGACTGACCCGAGAA GAGCTGGAGCGTCTGGTGATGGAACAAATGTGTTTATCCATTCGTGAACGTGGCATCACTGGGGAATTGGAACGGAAACTAGAAGCGGCCGATGCCCAACTCGACCGATACCGTCGCCGTTCCGAAGCTCTTCATAAGCag GTGTCTGATTTAGAGCTTGTAGTTCGAAGATTCGTACAGCAGTCTAAGAATCGCAACCAAACAATCACGCCTCCCATGAAAATGACACGTTCCGTTGGGTTGCAAATCAATCTAGCTTCTCATCCTAGTATTGCACAACAA ATGGCGGCGCTGAAAAAACCCGCTGAAGCAAAACCAGCCGTTTCGATTGTTCCTGCTGTTACCATAAGGCCTGCTAGTAATCCTACGCAATCAGTAGCCACATCTGTTGCACCGTCAATGACATCACCAAATTCTTCCGCCAACAACTTGGCTCGAGTACCTATACCACCCAGCTTCACGATGCAATCTCCTGACATTGCTTCTTATGTGCCACAACAGGCCGTGCCCCGCTACAGGACAGCTCCGCAGAGACGGGTAGAAGAAGCTCCAAATTCACCTAAAATTGCAACCTATGTCAACATTGGCGGTATCAAATCGATCCCTGGAGGCGCCAGTGTTGCAAGCAAGTTGCTAAAGAACTCGGTCAACATCACGCCTGTGGTACCACTATCGGTGAAACAACAACCTAATCAAAGCCAACCCAATCCTGGCACTGTGGCTGCCATGCTCGCTCGGGCACGATCGGCTACTACAGGAGATCTGAATAATACATCTGCCCAGCAGTCCATACCAGCATGTGTTCCTATGGCTCGTTGGTCCAAAGTGCCAGCCTCTAGGGCCACCACGGTCAATAAAGTTACACTTCCCGGCCGTCTCCCCAACGTCATTGATCTTACTGATgaagatttagaaaaagaaagggcagcTGCCGCCGCCGGACGACTTATTGTCCCTAGACCAATGCCCAAAGCCTC GCCGACAAATGGCACAGCTCCTAATGCAACGTCCAATGGACTGCCCCGTGGAGTCGCATTAAAGTCTACTACGTTGAACGGCCGCTCTCCGTTGTCAGCCAGTAAGGCCCCCATTTCGCCGTCGCCAAATATAAATACCAAACCAGCATTGACACACCCTGCTCCTCTTCCGCCTGCGCCAGTTGGGCCTGTTAACCCATCGTGGAAGTCTGTCGCTCCCCGGCCAACCCTAGACATTAAACGCGTTGCCAATG GCATTGTTCTATCTTGGAATATGCAAGGAAACTTGTCTCATCACGCAGATATTGCTTCATATCAACTGTTCGCTTATCAAGAAGGGTCGGATCCGCCAACAGTCAACGGAAGTGTTTGGAAGAGAGTTGGAGAGGTTAAGGCCCTGCCTTTACCAATGGCCTGTACTCTAACGCAG TTCCTTGAGGGTCATCGTTACCATTTTGCAGTACGGGCCATGGACGTTCACGGACGTGCAGGACCGTACAGCGAGCCAGGAACCATTATTTTGTCTTGA
- the LOC130688387 gene encoding activating transcription factor 7-interacting protein 1-like isoform X2, whose protein sequence is MVDDGRKVDQADQVITETTPIVNPSLKLKINLRDRQTIYGKRHRSSSPANSSDSSSTYGSTRSSSRHHAVRAGGVQASSIKRNRRELNQRRRADEVDEPSPQTETPPSSSNGSPAKRNATETDSRHMEMRKVRIGSGGGFSEVSVTTKERRTKSLESPDGGIPTSNILLVDMNGDETPSSINENQIVDPSGSPPASPVEKEVKCEVEMKSPKLETKLETKLGAATSKLVKRLTREELERLVMEQMCLSIRERGITGELERKLEAADAQLDRYRRRSEALHKQVSDLELVVRRFVQQSKNRNQTITPPMKMTRSVGLQINLASHPSIAQQMAALKKPAEAKPAVSIVPAVTIRPASNPTQSVATSVAPSMTSPNSSANNLARVPIPPSFTMQSPDIASYVPQQAVPRYRTAPQRRVEEAPNSPKIATYVNIGGIKSIPGGASVASKLLKNSVNITPVVPLSVKQQPNQSQPNPGTVAAMLARARSATTGDLNNTSAQQSIPACVPMARWSKVPASRATTVNKVTLPGRLPNVIDLTDEDLEKERAAAAAGRLIVPRPMPKASPTNGTAPNATSNGLPRGVALKSTTLNGRSPLSASKAPISPSPNINTKPALTHPAPLPPAPVGPVNPSWKSVAPRPTLDIKRVANGIVLSWNMQGNLSHHADIASYQLFAYQEGSDPPTVNGSVWKRVGEVKALPLPMACTLTQFLEGHRYHFAVRAMDVHGRAGPYSEPGTIILS, encoded by the exons ATGGTGGACGATGGAAGAAAAGTGGATCAAGCGGATCAAGTGATCACGGAGACGACACCAATTGTCAATCCGAGTTTAAAGCTGAAGATCAATTTACGTGATCGTCAAACCATTTATGGCAAACGCCATCGCAGTTCTTCACCAGCCAACAGCAGCGATTCATCATCAACATATGGATCAACTCGGTCATCAAGCCGCCATCATGCAGTCCGTGCCGGTGGCGTTCAGGCTTCCTCGATCAAGCGAAACCGCAGAGAACTGAACCAACGGCGTCGTGCGGATGAGGTTGACGAACCCTCACCTCAGACAGAGACTCCGCCCTCTTCGTCCAATG GTTCTCCAGCGAAGAGAAATGCAACGGAAACGGACAGTCGTCATATGGAAATGAGAAAAGTACGAATAGGTTCCGGCGGAGGATTCTCGGAAGTGTCGGTGACCACCAAGGAAAGAAGGACAAAATCACTCGAATCACCTGATGGAGGCATACCGACTAGCAATATCCTGTTGGTTGACATGAATGGCGATGAAACGCCAAGTTCGATAAACGAGAACCAAATTGTTGACCCTTCTGGCTCTCCTCCCGCTTCTCCAGTGGAAAAAGAAGTTAAATGCGAAGTCGAAATGAAAAGTCCCAAACTCGAAACCAAACTTGAAACCAAACTTGGTGCTGCTACTAGCAAACTGGTTAAGCGACTGACCCGAGAA GAGCTGGAGCGTCTGGTGATGGAACAAATGTGTTTATCCATTCGTGAACGTGGCATCACTGGGGAATTGGAACGGAAACTAGAAGCGGCCGATGCCCAACTCGACCGATACCGTCGCCGTTCCGAAGCTCTTCATAAGCag GTGTCTGATTTAGAGCTTGTAGTTCGAAGATTCGTACAGCAGTCTAAGAATCGCAACCAAACAATCACGCCTCCCATGAAAATGACACGTTCCGTTGGGTTGCAAATCAATCTAGCTTCTCATCCTAGTATTGCACAACAA ATGGCGGCGCTGAAAAAACCCGCTGAAGCAAAACCAGCCGTTTCGATTGTTCCTGCTGTTACCATAAGGCCTGCTAGTAATCCTACGCAATCAGTAGCCACATCTGTTGCACCGTCAATGACATCACCAAATTCTTCCGCCAACAACTTGGCTCGAGTACCTATACCACCCAGCTTCACGATGCAATCTCCTGACATTGCTTCTTATGTGCCACAACAGGCCGTGCCCCGCTACAGGACAGCTCCGCAGAGACGGGTAGAAGAAGCTCCAAATTCACCTAAAATTGCAACCTATGTCAACATTGGCGGTATCAAATCGATCCCTGGAGGCGCCAGTGTTGCAAGCAAGTTGCTAAAGAACTCGGTCAACATCACGCCTGTGGTACCACTATCGGTGAAACAACAACCTAATCAAAGCCAACCCAATCCTGGCACTGTGGCTGCCATGCTCGCTCGGGCACGATCGGCTACTACAGGAGATCTGAATAATACATCTGCCCAGCAGTCCATACCAGCATGTGTTCCTATGGCTCGTTGGTCCAAAGTGCCAGCCTCTAGGGCCACCACGGTCAATAAAGTTACACTTCCCGGCCGTCTCCCCAACGTCATTGATCTTACTGATgaagatttagaaaaagaaagggcagcTGCCGCCGCCGGACGACTTATTGTCCCTAGACCAATGCCCAAAGCCTC GCCGACAAATGGCACAGCTCCTAATGCAACGTCCAATGGACTGCCCCGTGGAGTCGCATTAAAGTCTACTACGTTGAACGGCCGCTCTCCGTTGTCAGCCAGTAAGGCCCCCATTTCGCCGTCGCCAAATATAAATACCAAACCAGCATTGACACACCCTGCTCCTCTTCCGCCTGCGCCAGTTGGGCCTGTTAACCCATCGTGGAAGTCTGTCGCTCCCCGGCCAACCCTAGACATTAAACGCGTTGCCAATG GCATTGTTCTATCTTGGAATATGCAAGGAAACTTGTCTCATCACGCAGATATTGCTTCATATCAACTGTTCGCTTATCAAGAAGGGTCGGATCCGCCAACAGTCAACGGAAGTGTTTGGAAGAGAGTTGGAGAGGTTAAGGCCCTGCCTTTACCAATGGCCTGTACTCTAACGCAG TTCCTTGAGGGTCATCGTTACCATTTTGCAGTACGGGCCATGGACGTTCACGGACGTGCAGGACCGTACAGCGAGCCAGGAACCATTATTTTGTCTTGA
- the LOC130688387 gene encoding activating transcription factor 7-interacting protein 1-like isoform X3, which translates to MVDDGRKVDQADQVITETTPIVNPSLKLKINLRDRQTIYGKRHRSSSPANSSDSSSTYGSTRSSSRHHAVRAGGVQASSIKRNRRELNQRRRADEVDEPSPQTETPPSSSNVGSPAKRNATETDSRHMEMRKVRIGSGGGFSEVSVTTKERRTKSLESPDGGIPTSNILLVDMNGDETPSSINENQIVDPSGSPPASPVEKEVKCEVEMKSPKLETKLETKLGAATSKLVKRLTREELERLVMEQMCLSIRERGITGELERKLEAADAQLDRYRRRSEALHKQVSDLELVVRRFVQQSKNRNQTITPPMKMTRSVGLQINLASHPSIAQQMAALKKPAEAKPAVSIVPAVTIRPASNPTQSVATSVAPSMTSPNSSANNLARAVPRYRTAPQRRVEEAPNSPKIATYVNIGGIKSIPGGASVASKLLKNSVNITPVVPLSVKQQPNQSQPNPGTVAAMLARARSATTGDLNNTSAQQSIPACVPMARWSKVPASRATTVNKVTLPGRLPNVIDLTDEDLEKERAAAAAGRLIVPRPMPKASPTNGTAPNATSNGLPRGVALKSTTLNGRSPLSASKAPISPSPNINTKPALTHPAPLPPAPVGPVNPSWKSVAPRPTLDIKRVANGIVLSWNMQGNLSHHADIASYQLFAYQEGSDPPTVNGSVWKRVGEVKALPLPMACTLTQFLEGHRYHFAVRAMDVHGRAGPYSEPGTIILS; encoded by the exons ATGGTGGACGATGGAAGAAAAGTGGATCAAGCGGATCAAGTGATCACGGAGACGACACCAATTGTCAATCCGAGTTTAAAGCTGAAGATCAATTTACGTGATCGTCAAACCATTTATGGCAAACGCCATCGCAGTTCTTCACCAGCCAACAGCAGCGATTCATCATCAACATATGGATCAACTCGGTCATCAAGCCGCCATCATGCAGTCCGTGCCGGTGGCGTTCAGGCTTCCTCGATCAAGCGAAACCGCAGAGAACTGAACCAACGGCGTCGTGCGGATGAGGTTGACGAACCCTCACCTCAGACAGAGACTCCGCCCTCTTCGTCCAATG taGGTTCTCCAGCGAAGAGAAATGCAACGGAAACGGACAGTCGTCATATGGAAATGAGAAAAGTACGAATAGGTTCCGGCGGAGGATTCTCGGAAGTGTCGGTGACCACCAAGGAAAGAAGGACAAAATCACTCGAATCACCTGATGGAGGCATACCGACTAGCAATATCCTGTTGGTTGACATGAATGGCGATGAAACGCCAAGTTCGATAAACGAGAACCAAATTGTTGACCCTTCTGGCTCTCCTCCCGCTTCTCCAGTGGAAAAAGAAGTTAAATGCGAAGTCGAAATGAAAAGTCCCAAACTCGAAACCAAACTTGAAACCAAACTTGGTGCTGCTACTAGCAAACTGGTTAAGCGACTGACCCGAGAA GAGCTGGAGCGTCTGGTGATGGAACAAATGTGTTTATCCATTCGTGAACGTGGCATCACTGGGGAATTGGAACGGAAACTAGAAGCGGCCGATGCCCAACTCGACCGATACCGTCGCCGTTCCGAAGCTCTTCATAAGCag GTGTCTGATTTAGAGCTTGTAGTTCGAAGATTCGTACAGCAGTCTAAGAATCGCAACCAAACAATCACGCCTCCCATGAAAATGACACGTTCCGTTGGGTTGCAAATCAATCTAGCTTCTCATCCTAGTATTGCACAACAA ATGGCGGCGCTGAAAAAACCCGCTGAAGCAAAACCAGCCGTTTCGATTGTTCCTGCTGTTACCATAAGGCCTGCTAGTAATCCTACGCAATCAGTAGCCACATCTGTTGCACCGTCAATGACATCACCAAATTCTTCCGCCAACAACTTGGCTCGA GCCGTGCCCCGCTACAGGACAGCTCCGCAGAGACGGGTAGAAGAAGCTCCAAATTCACCTAAAATTGCAACCTATGTCAACATTGGCGGTATCAAATCGATCCCTGGAGGCGCCAGTGTTGCAAGCAAGTTGCTAAAGAACTCGGTCAACATCACGCCTGTGGTACCACTATCGGTGAAACAACAACCTAATCAAAGCCAACCCAATCCTGGCACTGTGGCTGCCATGCTCGCTCGGGCACGATCGGCTACTACAGGAGATCTGAATAATACATCTGCCCAGCAGTCCATACCAGCATGTGTTCCTATGGCTCGTTGGTCCAAAGTGCCAGCCTCTAGGGCCACCACGGTCAATAAAGTTACACTTCCCGGCCGTCTCCCCAACGTCATTGATCTTACTGATgaagatttagaaaaagaaagggcagcTGCCGCCGCCGGACGACTTATTGTCCCTAGACCAATGCCCAAAGCCTC GCCGACAAATGGCACAGCTCCTAATGCAACGTCCAATGGACTGCCCCGTGGAGTCGCATTAAAGTCTACTACGTTGAACGGCCGCTCTCCGTTGTCAGCCAGTAAGGCCCCCATTTCGCCGTCGCCAAATATAAATACCAAACCAGCATTGACACACCCTGCTCCTCTTCCGCCTGCGCCAGTTGGGCCTGTTAACCCATCGTGGAAGTCTGTCGCTCCCCGGCCAACCCTAGACATTAAACGCGTTGCCAATG GCATTGTTCTATCTTGGAATATGCAAGGAAACTTGTCTCATCACGCAGATATTGCTTCATATCAACTGTTCGCTTATCAAGAAGGGTCGGATCCGCCAACAGTCAACGGAAGTGTTTGGAAGAGAGTTGGAGAGGTTAAGGCCCTGCCTTTACCAATGGCCTGTACTCTAACGCAG TTCCTTGAGGGTCATCGTTACCATTTTGCAGTACGGGCCATGGACGTTCACGGACGTGCAGGACCGTACAGCGAGCCAGGAACCATTATTTTGTCTTGA
- the LOC130688412 gene encoding signal peptidase complex subunit 2-like: protein MAGQSEQKEPAKVLKVNKWDGAAVKNALDDAVKEVLVDKFNYTENFALVDGRLAICTLAVSIAGFALLWDYLHPFPQSKIVLLVCVLGYFLLMGVLTLYTTHKEKGIFVSAYQKDSAGGGAMSSWEASSSLNKYDDLYELVLSYKDGKTKKVREAKSKRSVAQYFDDNGVLLMELVEPEVTKLHNNLFGRKNK from the exons ATGGCCGGCCAAAGCGAACAG AAAGAACCGGCGAAAGTACTGAAAGTGAACAAGTGGGATGGAGCCGCTGTCAAGAACGCTCTCGACGATGCCGTCAAGGAAGTCTTGGTGGACAAGTTTAACTACACGGAAAATTTCGCTCTTGTTGATGGACGTCTAGCTATTTGCACTCTTGCTGTCAGTATTGCTGGCTTTGCCTTACTATGGGACTATCTACACCCATTTCCACAATCTAA GATTGTTTTACTAGTTTGTGTGCTTGGTTACTTTCTTCTAATGGGAGTTCTTACTCTGTACACAACACACAAGGAGAagggaatttttgtttcagcctACCAAAAAGATTCTGCTGGAGGAGGTGCAATGAGTTCTTGGGAAGCTAGCTCTTCTCTGAACAAGTATGATGATTTGTATGAACTGGTATTGTCATACAAAGATGGGAAAACCAAGAAAGTCAGGGAGGCAAAATCCAAGAGATCTGTAGCACAGTATTTTGATGACAATGGTGTATTATTGATGGAACTTGTGGAACCTGAAGTGACGAAGCTTCACAATAATTTGTTTGGacgcaaaaataaataa